From Chlamydia avium 10DC88:
ATCAATCTGACAAGTAATTATTAAATATATCAAATTTTTATTATTTTGTTTATAAAACCCAGTTATAAATATAAAATATGAAAACTCTGCACATACTGATGTTATCGACACTCACTCACTAAAAGATGCGCAGTCGGTTATTATATACTTTCTACTCTATCATTACTACCCCTGCTTTTACGATTACTCTTTTCTTTTGTAATCGCAATTGCACCGGAAATCCACGAACCAAATGTTCATAAACCGTTTGTAAGGCATGTCTTGAAACAATAATATTCGCTTTCGAAAAGAATTCTTTAAATACCCATTTAGCAAGAAAAACTTGTTCTAACAATTCCTTAGGTACTTCAAGAAACCAACTTGCGTTTTTTTTGCTTATATTTGCAAGAAAAGGTTGTGCTTGATTACGAATATATTGGAAAAGTTCCTCAGAATCCTGGGATAATGCAAGTAATGGCTGCGTGATGTTCTTCCCAAAAACATCTTCTAACCACGGGAATATCTTCTTACGCATACGTGCACGAAGATAACGCTCGTCTGTATTTGTGCTATCCCGAATATAGGAGATGTTTGCATCATCTAAAGTTTTGGATAATACAGACTTAGGAATATGTAGTAGTGGTCGTAAAAGAGGAATACCTCGATAAAATGCCTGTGGAGCCATTCCCTTTAAATTGCTGAGATGCGCGCCCTCAAATAATCGCTTCATCACTGTTTCCGCCTGATCTGTAGCATGATGAGCTAAAAATATCCCTGACAATTTTTTTCTACGCATAGCCTGTAGAAAACAGCATAACGATACTGACGTGCAGAATTTTCCATGTTTCTGGGGCTGCCCTCTACTAGAGGGGCACGATCCATAATAAAAGGAACATTCTCCTGGAAGCATTTCTCCTCCAGTTCTTTGGCTTCAATAAAAGAGGTATCCCTCCAGCCATAGTCAATATGCACAGCAACAAATGTTACTCCCCAAGATTTAAGGAGATAAAGCAGAAATAGCGAATCACTTCCTCCTGATAAAGCTAATAAGTAATTTTTTTTCATATCTAAAGAAGAAAAAAAAACTTCTAATTGCTTATCATTTCTGAGTAGACGATGTAACATAATTCAATAGTCCGTTACAAATTTTTCTTTGAACAACAAATTCAGGTTACCGGCATACCTAGGATATCGCCAATGCTCTTCCTACTTCTGTAACTTTGGAAAACTCTTAATTAGGTATATCATGCCCATTTTATGGAAAGTGTTAATTTTCCGTTATTTAAAAACAGTGGTCTTTTGTACATTAAGCTTAATCTGTATTTCTATTATTAGCTCTCTTCAAGAAATTGTTAGTTACATAGCAAAAGATGTTTCTTATTCTACAGTCTTAAGGTTAACTGCCTACCAAATCCCCTACTTATTGCCTTTTATTCTTCCCGTCTCCTGCTTTATTTCTTCCTTTTCCTTGTTTCGTCGACTATCTGATAACAATCAAATCACTTTTCTCAAAGCTTCAGGTGCCTCTCAGGGAATCATCTCTTTCCCCATCTTGATGATTTCCTGCGCTATTTGCTGTATCAATTTCTATACGTGTTCTGAACTTGCCTCCATCTGTCGATTTCAATCATGCAAAGAAATTGCACATATGGCAATGACTTCTCCAACTCTTTTGTTACAAACTCTACAGAAGAAAGAAAATAATCGTATTTTCATTGCCGTAGATCATTGTGCAAAAAGTAAATTTGATAATGTCATTATCGCTTTAAAGAGAGATGAAGAAATTGCTAACATAGGAATCATTAAAACAATTATTCCCAATGTAGCTAATGACAGTGTAGAAGCTAAAGAAATCGTCATGATTTCTAAACTTCCTGCGAACTTAGTAACCCAAAACTCTACAGATACTAATGAATATTATATTGAAACTCTTGACGAAATGCTTATTCCCAAGATTACCTCTACATTATTCGCTGGGAAATCTTATATGAAAACACGGACGGATTACTTGCCATGGAAACAACTAGTAAAACAATCCTTTAATCGTGCTCATTTACCAGAGACTCTAAGAAGAATTGGCATAGGACTATTATGTATTACCCTAACATATTCTGGTATGGTTTTAGGTACTTATAAACCTCGATTTCGGAAATCTATAACCTTATACTGTATATTTCCTATATTAGATCTGGTCTTATTAATTGTAGGGAAAAACACAAATGCTCTCCTTGCTGCATTTATGCTATTTATTATGCCTCAACTAGTTTCATGGATTGTTTTCGCTGTTCGTGCATATCGAGAAAACCGAGGTTACGCATAAACTTATGTATATCTGGAAACGCTATTTATTAACAAAATTCTGGTTTTCTTTAGGATCACTCATTGTATTATCGTTTATTTTTTATGCCTCTATTCACCATGCCTTACACACTATAAAAGGCAATGCCTCCACTCTTACCTCAGGAGCTTCATTAAAACTTTCTATTTTGTACTATCTCGCTCAAATTTCTCTAAAAGCGGAATTTTTAATTCCGCAACTTGTTGCTGTTGCAACAACAATGACCTTATTTTCCATGCAAAACAAACGAGAAGTACTTTTACTGCAAGCATCTGGATTATCATTAAAATCTCTAACGGCACCTTTAATCCGCTCCAGCTTGTTTATCACTTTGATTCTCTATGGAAATTTTCAGTGGCTTCATCCTATATGTGAAAAAATATCAACAACCAAAGAACATATAGATCGAGGAACTCTAGATAAGGCTCAGGATAAAATTCCTGCTCTTTACCTTAAAGATCAAACAATCCTCTTATACTCTTCTATTGACCATAAAACTCTTACACTTAATAAGGTCTTTTGGATTAAAAATCCTCAGACCATCTACACCATGGAAAAGCTTGCTTTTACAACTCCCTCTTTACCTATTGGTCTAGACGTAATTCGCTTTTCAGGGACAGAATCTGGGGGTATGGAACTTAGTGAATTTTCAGATATGAAAGAATTCCCGGAAATTGAATTCGGATTTTACGATAATCCTTTTTCTAAGATCTTCACGGCTGGGAGAAAAAATCGTCTTTCGGAATCTTTTCGGGCTATTCCTTGGAACGCTACCGGACTCGGTTTATCTACAAATATTCCTCAGCGTATTTTATCTTTATTATCTATATTTTATTATATGTTGATCTCCCCTTTAGCATGCATTTCAGCGATGATTCTTTCTGCGTATCTTTGTTTAAGGTTTAGTCGTATACCTAAAGTAACTCTTGCATACATTGTTCCATTAGGTGCCATCAATACTTTCTTTGTATTTTTGAAAGCAGGTATTGTTCTTTCTAATAGTAGTGTGTTACCTACGTTACCAATTATGTTATTTCCTCTGATCATTCTTACTATGTTCACTAGTCTTGCTTATGCGAAACTTCAGTGATTTCACTTAAGTAATCCGAAAAATCCCATTTTTCTAGATCATAATCAAAGAATTTTTTAATTCTGCCTAAGTTTTGTCTATTCTTTCTCAGGCAATTCACAAATTTACTCAATAGTTCAATGTGGTGTACAAAAACTAGTCGATCTCTAGCTACTAAAGTTGGGGTAAGAATTTTAACTAGAAGTAATTTTAATTTATGTTCATCCCAGAAATTCTCATTAGAGAAGAAAGAAAATCCTGCAATAAATACAGAAGCATAATCCAATCCATCCTTAGACATAACTATAAGATTATTAGGACTAAAAAATTCTATAAGTTTAAAAACTATAAGATAGGATACCACGTGAAGTAATAGAAGCTTATCTTTTCTGAATAGGATTTTTTTCTTAGAAAATAAAGTGTCTCTTAATACATCTAAACTATCATCAAGAAACTGACGTATATTCTCCTGAACTGTTTTAGAAATGGAGAATAGAGATAAAGAATCTGAACTATTGAATTCTTCTTTCAATGTGGAGAAGAAATCAACAAAGGTTTCTTGTTCCCCATGAGTATCTTCTAAACTTTTTAATAGTTCTTCTGGTTCAGGAAATGAAAATATATAGGCTCTAGAAATCCTCTCTACACTTTCTTCTATAACACGACTTCGTGCACGGTCTTTTCTAGACATGCGATTCTGGATATTTAATACTAACGTAGTCTCTTGAAGAGACTCTTTAGCAGCAAGAAAGCTTAAAAACTCTTCATTACAAGTTGCATAGAGTATAGATCCCTGTGTTATTGGACTAGGAGAACGAATAACACGTATAGATTTATCTCCTAATTTTAATGTTCCTTCCCATCCAGGCAGCATACCTAAAATAATAGGATCAAAAACTGTAGAACGTGGTTCCAATAACCTATCGATAGCTTTAAATAAAGGGCCGTTAGGATACTTAGATAAAAAACGATACAGATCGTCATACATTTCTTTAATATACTGACCTGATAATAACGATTTTTTATTTTCTTCTTGAGGTTGTACTTGTATATGGAAATAAAGATAACGAGCAGCCTCTGTAAACATCAGCCTACTTTCAAACAGCCCGCTACTTAATGCGGAAACTAATTGATGTGACTGTTTTTCTATCAATTCTTCTTGAGTTGTATTGCTTAAAGCCTTCCATGCTTGTCTGAGAAAATATAAAAAATCATGAAAATAGCTGATATTATCCTTAGAAGGGTTATTTATTATTATATTCTCTTTATATCTGGAGAAAAATAAAGCCATAACTGCATTATGAGTTTTTTCTATTACTTCTATTTCTAAATTACTCAATGCAGTTTTATAAAAAATTCTAATGGGCATGTCATTGGTAAATACCAATGAAGAAACTATATGATGTATTTCCTCACTATGCCAGAGGGCTGTTTTTGTTAACGGATCGCCCTCATGCGCTGTTTCATGTAACTTCCCTTGCTTACAAATAATTTGGG
This genomic window contains:
- a CDS encoding LptF/LptG family permease, which encodes MPILWKVLIFRYLKTVVFCTLSLICISIISSLQEIVSYIAKDVSYSTVLRLTAYQIPYLLPFILPVSCFISSFSLFRRLSDNNQITFLKASGASQGIISFPILMISCAICCINFYTCSELASICRFQSCKEIAHMAMTSPTLLLQTLQKKENNRIFIAVDHCAKSKFDNVIIALKRDEEIANIGIIKTIIPNVANDSVEAKEIVMISKLPANLVTQNSTDTNEYYIETLDEMLIPKITSTLFAGKSYMKTRTDYLPWKQLVKQSFNRAHLPETLRRIGIGLLCITLTYSGMVLGTYKPRFRKSITLYCIFPILDLVLLIVGKNTNALLAAFMLFIMPQLVSWIVFAVRAYRENRGYA
- a CDS encoding LptF/LptG family permease; amino-acid sequence: MYIWKRYLLTKFWFSLGSLIVLSFIFYASIHHALHTIKGNASTLTSGASLKLSILYYLAQISLKAEFLIPQLVAVATTMTLFSMQNKREVLLLQASGLSLKSLTAPLIRSSLFITLILYGNFQWLHPICEKISTTKEHIDRGTLDKAQDKIPALYLKDQTILLYSSIDHKTLTLNKVFWIKNPQTIYTMEKLAFTTPSLPIGLDVIRFSGTESGGMELSEFSDMKEFPEIEFGFYDNPFSKIFTAGRKNRLSESFRAIPWNATGLGLSTNIPQRILSLLSIFYYMLISPLACISAMILSAYLCLRFSRIPKVTLAYIVPLGAINTFFVFLKAGIVLSNSSVLPTLPIMLFPLIILTMFTSLAYAKLQ